The Marivivens sp. LCG002 genome contains a region encoding:
- the hrcA gene encoding heat-inducible transcriptional repressor HrcA: MNDKTPQLTELNDRSREVFRLVVEGYLQTGSPVGSRTLTRNMSESLSAATIRNVMQDLEYLGLLGSPHVSAGRIPTQSGLRMFVDGLLEVGDLNGDDRATIDKTVTNSDLDVASLLDRVGAALSGVTRGASLVLTPKHEEASIKHIEFVSLSADRALVVLVFSDGHVENRLFTPPPGQTPSSMREAANFVNAIAQGRTLRELSRVMQREIEARRQEIDALAAALVESGLAIWENHGESTERLIVRGRSNLLNESENAGDLERIRTLFDDLERKQDIAQFLELTDEGDGVRIFIGSENKLFSLSGSSLVVSPYMNADRKIIGAVGVIGPTRLNYGRIVPIVDYTAQLVGRVLSDRS, translated from the coding sequence ATGAACGATAAGACGCCGCAATTGACAGAGTTGAATGATCGCTCGCGCGAGGTATTCCGCTTGGTGGTCGAAGGCTATCTTCAAACGGGCTCGCCTGTTGGATCACGTACATTGACCCGCAATATGTCCGAGAGTTTGAGTGCCGCGACCATCCGCAATGTGATGCAAGACCTCGAGTATCTCGGATTACTGGGCAGCCCACATGTAAGTGCAGGGCGTATCCCCACACAGTCGGGTCTGCGTATGTTTGTTGACGGTCTTTTGGAAGTCGGTGATCTCAACGGTGATGATCGCGCAACCATCGACAAGACTGTGACGAATTCGGACTTGGACGTTGCCTCGCTCCTGGATCGGGTCGGTGCCGCTCTCTCGGGTGTGACACGTGGCGCAAGCCTTGTTCTCACGCCAAAGCATGAAGAAGCATCGATCAAGCATATCGAATTTGTATCGTTAAGCGCGGATCGAGCATTGGTCGTTCTTGTGTTCTCGGATGGCCACGTTGAAAACCGCCTGTTCACTCCGCCTCCGGGACAAACACCATCTTCGATGCGAGAAGCCGCAAACTTTGTGAACGCGATCGCACAGGGCCGCACCTTGAGAGAGTTGAGCCGCGTCATGCAGCGCGAGATCGAAGCAAGACGACAAGAGATCGATGCTCTCGCGGCTGCATTGGTCGAGAGCGGGCTTGCGATTTGGGAAAATCATGGCGAATCGACCGAGCGGTTGATCGTGCGTGGGAGATCCAATCTTTTGAACGAAAGCGAGAATGCAGGAGATCTGGAACGCATTCGAACGCTCTTTGACGACCTTGAAAGAAAGCAGGACATCGCCCAATTCCTAGAACTTACGGACGAAGGTGATGGAGTGCGTATTTTTATAGGTTCAGAGAATAAACTTTTCTCACTTTCGGGTTCCTCTTTGGTCGTTTCTCCTTATATGAACGCCGACCGAAAGATTATTGGCGCCGTGGGCGTCATCGGTCCGACTCGCCTCAATTATGGGCGGATCGTCCCGATTGTAGATTATACAGCTCAGCTGGTCGGGCGCGTCCTGTCCGACCGGTCCTAG
- the rph gene encoding ribonuclease PH, producing the protein MRPSGRRIDEMREISIEIDVTKHAEGSCLIKCGDTHVLCTASLDERVPPFLRNTGLGWVTAEYGMLPRATNTRMRREAKNGQSGRTQEIQRLIGRSLRAGVDRVALGERQITIDCDVIQADGGTRCASITGGWVALRLAVNKLMKAGDIITDPLLAPVSAVSCGIYAGQPVLDLDYPEDSEAGVDGNFVMTGGKLIEVQMSAEGSTFTRDQMNQLLDLADKGIADLTAAQLAAVK; encoded by the coding sequence ATGCGCCCGTCCGGTAGAAGAATTGATGAAATGCGTGAGATTTCAATTGAAATTGACGTGACCAAACATGCCGAGGGCTCGTGCCTCATCAAATGTGGCGACACCCACGTACTGTGCACGGCTTCTCTAGATGAACGCGTGCCGCCTTTTCTTCGCAATACCGGACTTGGCTGGGTCACTGCAGAGTATGGAATGCTGCCCCGCGCAACGAACACACGGATGCGCCGTGAAGCAAAGAACGGTCAATCTGGTCGCACGCAAGAAATCCAGCGTCTGATCGGACGTTCGCTTCGGGCGGGTGTTGATAGGGTTGCCCTTGGCGAGCGACAGATCACAATCGACTGCGATGTCATCCAAGCCGACGGCGGGACCCGCTGTGCTTCAATCACGGGTGGCTGGGTTGCACTGCGACTTGCAGTGAACAAACTGATGAAAGCTGGCGACATCATTACAGATCCTCTTTTGGCACCGGTATCGGCCGTCAGCTGCGGGATCTATGCAGGACAGCCTGTGCTCGATCTTGACTACCCCGAAGATTCAGAAGCCGGCGTCGATGGCAATTTTGTAATGACGGGCGGTAAACTTATCGAAGTTCAAATGTCGGCAGAGGGCTCGACCTTTACCCGCGATCAAATGAACCAACTGTTGGACCTCGCGGACAAAGGGATTGCGGATCTCACCGCTGCTCAGTTGGCTGCTGTAAAATGA